ATCTTTTAACTGAAGACCTACAAACGGTCCAAGGACAGGTACACAACTGGATTGACCGGTATTTTCCGGAATTCCTCAAGGTATTTAAGAAATGGGAAGGTAAGGCTGCTTTACAATTCTTAAAGCTCTATGCCTTGCCACATGAAATAGCTGTATTCACCGAAGAAGAACTACTCGTTCATTTGAGAAAATCCGTATCACGGAGTGTTGGATTAAACAAGATTCGCGAGTTAAAACAGGCAGCCAGTAAGTCCATCGGACTTCGACAAGGTGCTGAAATGGCCAGGCTTGAGCTAAAAACCATTCTGGCTAAGTATGAATTAATCCAGTTACAATTCGGAGAATTGGATGCAAGACTTGACGGTCTGCTTAATGATATTCCAGGTGTACAACAAATGTTAGCGATAAAAGGTGTGGGCAGGGATACAATTGCCGGCTTCTTCGCTGAAGTAGGAGATTTAGGCGAATATAATCATCCCAGGCAAATTATCAAGCTGGCCGGTTTAAGCTTGAAAGAAAATACATCGGGTAAGCACAAAGGAAAAACGACCATTACAAAAAGGGGCCGTAAGAAGCTAAGGGCCCTGTTATTCAGGGTTTGTATGATTCTTGTCGCCAAAAATACGGCATTTAAGGCGTTACATGCGTACTATACTCAACGTCCGGATAATCCATTAAAGAAGATGCAGTCCCTGATCGCTTTGTGTAATAAACTAATCCGGATCCTCTTTAGTATTGGTAAAAAGCAATTTGAGTTTAATGAAGAAAAGATGTTAAAGGACATCCCTCATTTGGCACTAGCCCAGAAGACGGAAATGGCAGCG
The window above is part of the Mesobacillus jeotgali genome. Proteins encoded here:
- a CDS encoding IS110 family transposase, translated to MNYNQNKKIAQITSQTLIIGVDIAKFKHVARAQDFRGIEFGSPCQFENTKEGIEHFLKWISEIKKEQRMEKVMVGMEPTGHYWFNLAHILKDNGIKFVAVNPLHVKKSKELDDNSPTKNDVKDAKVIAQLVKDGRYAEPTIPQGVYAELRVAKKIRDLLTEDLQTVQGQVHNWIDRYFPEFLKVFKKWEGKAALQFLKLYALPHEIAVFTEEELLVHLRKSVSRSVGLNKIRELKQAASKSIGLRQGAEMARLELKTILAKYELIQLQFGELDARLDGLLNDIPGVQQMLAIKGVGRDTIAGFFAEVGDLGEYNHPRQIIKLAGLSLKENTSGKHKGKTTITKRGRKKLRALLFRVCMILVAKNTAFKALHAYYTQRPDNPLKKMQSLIALCNKLIRILFSIGKKQFEFNEEKMLKDIPHLALAQKTEMAA